Proteins encoded within one genomic window of Spiribacter curvatus:
- a CDS encoding TRAP transporter substrate-binding protein: MDRRGFIKGAGTGLVAAGSVNAPAVIAQPQRFRLNLLTSWPASLDNLYGTAEYFARRIEAMTDGAVRARTSPGGAEVGPVEVYDAVSSGAFEACHTAPYYFIGKNPAHGFFTSLPFGMTLEQQNAWMTAGNGQALWDELNAKDNLIAFPGGNTSAQCGGWFNVEINSPEDLQGLRMRFPGHGGRAMAKAGVNIQQLPGGEVFTAMERGALDAAEWVGPYDDQILGMQDVAQYYYLPSWAEPSAMLGFYFNLDVWNRFPADIQAQIRACCAEANNWMAAQYLAKNPIALQELQADGVSVRDFPDPVLAAFREGADEVHAEDMENADYARIHADWSAFRDRLRGWDEVNSYRYREFIYRDSE; encoded by the coding sequence ATGGACCGACGTGGATTTATCAAAGGCGCGGGTACCGGACTGGTGGCGGCGGGCAGTGTGAATGCGCCGGCCGTTATCGCACAGCCGCAGCGCTTTCGCCTGAACCTCCTCACCTCATGGCCGGCGTCACTGGATAATCTCTACGGGACGGCGGAGTATTTCGCCCGTCGCATCGAGGCGATGACCGATGGTGCTGTCCGCGCCCGGACCTCTCCGGGTGGCGCCGAGGTTGGTCCGGTCGAGGTCTATGATGCCGTTTCCAGCGGTGCGTTTGAGGCCTGCCATACCGCCCCTTATTACTTCATTGGCAAGAACCCTGCCCACGGCTTTTTCACGTCCCTGCCCTTCGGCATGACCCTGGAGCAGCAGAATGCCTGGATGACCGCCGGTAACGGACAGGCCCTCTGGGACGAGCTCAACGCCAAGGACAATCTCATCGCCTTTCCCGGCGGTAATACCAGTGCCCAGTGCGGCGGCTGGTTCAACGTCGAGATCAATTCACCCGAGGACCTTCAGGGCCTAAGGATGCGCTTTCCCGGGCACGGTGGTCGGGCGATGGCCAAGGCCGGCGTTAATATCCAGCAGCTGCCCGGCGGCGAGGTCTTCACCGCGATGGAGCGCGGCGCCCTTGATGCCGCCGAATGGGTCGGCCCTTATGATGACCAGATCCTTGGCATGCAGGACGTTGCCCAGTATTACTACCTGCCAAGCTGGGCGGAGCCCAGCGCCATGCTCGGCTTCTACTTCAACCTCGATGTCTGGAATCGCTTCCCGGCGGATATCCAGGCGCAGATCCGCGCCTGCTGTGCCGAGGCGAATAACTGGATGGCCGCCCAGTATCTGGCGAAAAACCCGATCGCCCTGCAGGAGCTCCAGGCCGATGGCGTGAGTGTCCGCGACTTCCCCGATCCGGTCCTCGCCGCCTTCCGCGAGGGTGCCGACGAGGTGCATGCCGAGGACATGGAGAACGCCGACTACGCCCGTATCCACGCCGACTGGTCGGCGTTCCGGGATCGGCTGCGGGGTTGGGATGAGGTGAACAGCTACCGCTACCGTGAGTTCATCTATCGCGACAGCGAGTGA
- a CDS encoding TRAP transporter small permease subunit, producing MRVLLRLSRAIDALNDRVGIVLRGVALLLIALGVINVVGRYLGARLGMQLSSNALLEGQIQAFAIIFLLGSAYLLRHDGHIRVDILQTRFSRRLRAWVDLLGTLLALVPFCGVMIAYGIDYVALAWSRLEVSPNPGGLPLYPIKTVLLIGFTLLLLQGVSQAIKAAATLREHGS from the coding sequence ATGCGAGTATTGCTGCGTTTGTCTCGGGCCATCGACGCCCTGAACGATCGGGTCGGCATCGTCCTGCGGGGCGTGGCGCTGCTGCTGATCGCGCTTGGAGTGATTAATGTCGTTGGACGTTACCTCGGTGCCCGACTGGGAATGCAGCTCTCATCCAACGCTCTGCTGGAAGGCCAGATCCAGGCCTTTGCGATCATCTTCCTGCTCGGCAGTGCCTATCTGCTGCGCCACGATGGGCATATCCGGGTCGACATCCTGCAGACTCGGTTCAGTCGCCGATTACGCGCCTGGGTGGACCTGCTCGGTACGCTACTGGCCCTCGTTCCGTTCTGTGGGGTCATGATCGCGTATGGCATCGACTACGTCGCTCTGGCCTGGTCACGCCTTGAGGTCAGTCCCAATCCCGGTGGGCTTCCGCTCTACCCGATCAAAACGGTGCTCCTGATCGGCTTTACGCTGCTGCTGCTGCAGGGGGTCAGCCAGGCCATCAAGGCGGCTGCGACGCTACGTGAGCACGGGTCATGA
- a CDS encoding flavin monoamine oxidase family protein, producing MTETSLAIIGAGLAGVTAARVAKAHGVTPLLLEASDRIGGRIDGLRTDDDRLIGDLGPSWVWPPFQPGVQRWLDRLETPIFDQYEQGDAVLDGFAAQPFRHQLPGQHGMARIVGGPSRLVEVMAAPLANDAIHYHQSVRSITARTDGRLQIDTEAGAIVTAEQVLVAAPPRLVAERITLPTGIDHSVVQALAGLPTWMAAQAKAVIRYPTPFWREQGLSGRIASRIGPLFESHDHTSADGDAALFGFISTPPEHRDPEPLHQAIIDQLTRCLGPQAAQPDAVALRDWALDTAICSTADRHEPPAHPSVGPSILRSSHLDGRLWFCGAETADQSPGLIEGALLAGENAANAALAQRSNAA from the coding sequence ATGACAGAAACATCACTGGCGATTATCGGTGCCGGTCTGGCCGGCGTTACTGCGGCGCGTGTCGCCAAAGCCCATGGCGTCACGCCGTTGCTCCTCGAGGCCAGCGATCGGATCGGCGGGCGTATTGACGGACTTCGAACGGACGATGACCGACTGATCGGTGATCTTGGGCCCTCCTGGGTCTGGCCGCCCTTCCAGCCTGGCGTCCAGCGCTGGCTGGATCGGCTGGAGACACCGATCTTTGATCAATACGAGCAGGGAGATGCGGTACTGGACGGATTCGCGGCGCAGCCATTCCGTCACCAACTCCCCGGGCAGCACGGTATGGCACGGATCGTCGGCGGACCAAGCCGACTGGTGGAGGTCATGGCAGCGCCGCTGGCCAACGACGCTATTCATTATCATCAGAGTGTTCGGTCGATCACGGCACGCACGGACGGACGCCTGCAGATTGACACCGAGGCCGGTGCGATAGTGACGGCCGAGCAAGTCCTGGTCGCAGCACCGCCAAGGCTTGTCGCCGAGCGGATCACGCTGCCGACGGGCATCGACCACTCAGTGGTTCAGGCACTGGCGGGTCTGCCCACCTGGATGGCCGCACAGGCCAAGGCGGTCATCCGCTATCCGACACCATTCTGGCGCGAGCAAGGGCTCTCGGGTCGGATTGCCAGTCGGATCGGGCCGCTGTTCGAGTCGCATGACCATACCAGCGCCGATGGTGATGCGGCACTGTTCGGCTTCATATCAACTCCGCCGGAGCACCGCGATCCAGAACCCCTGCACCAGGCCATCATCGACCAGCTCACGCGCTGTCTCGGTCCGCAAGCGGCCCAGCCGGACGCCGTGGCCCTGCGGGACTGGGCGCTGGATACAGCGATCTGTTCAACGGCCGATCGCCATGAGCCGCCTGCCCATCCCTCAGTGGGACCATCGATCCTTCGATCGTCCCACCTCGACGGCCGTCTCTGGTTTTGCGGGGCCGAGACCGCTGATCAGAGCCCAGGCCTGATCGAAGGCGCCCTGCTGGCCGGCGAGAACGCGGCTAACGCGGCACTCGCGCAGCGCTCAAACGCCGCATGA
- a CDS encoding biotin transporter BioY — protein sequence MTTYTPSMVSDWARGNRSRQVVSVLAGTVLLALSARVEIPFWPVPFSMQTFVVLALGMVYGPTLGAATVLAYLAEGLVGLPVFVGGGGPAYLAGPTGGYLLGMVAAAWVAGYLALHGWARHPLTAIAAAAIGNLPVYLVGLPWLAVWVGGVEQAIVAGLVPFIPGAILKVIGAGLVAWGMAHITRRR from the coding sequence ATGACGACATACACACCGTCAATGGTGTCCGACTGGGCACGTGGCAATCGCTCGCGCCAGGTCGTCTCGGTGCTGGCAGGCACCGTCCTGCTGGCACTGTCGGCCCGGGTTGAAATCCCGTTCTGGCCCGTGCCTTTCAGTATGCAGACCTTTGTCGTGCTGGCGCTGGGTATGGTCTACGGGCCAACGCTGGGCGCCGCGACGGTCCTCGCCTATCTTGCTGAGGGACTGGTCGGGCTGCCGGTGTTCGTTGGCGGTGGCGGCCCTGCGTATCTGGCCGGTCCCACCGGCGGATATCTCCTGGGGATGGTCGCCGCGGCCTGGGTGGCTGGTTATCTGGCGCTCCACGGTTGGGCGCGGCACCCGCTGACAGCGATCGCCGCCGCGGCAATCGGTAATCTGCCGGTCTATCTAGTGGGGCTTCCCTGGCTGGCCGTCTGGGTTGGCGGTGTCGAGCAGGCCATCGTTGCTGGATTGGTGCCTTTCATTCCGGGTGCGATCCTGAAAGTGATCGGTGCCGGGCTCGTCGCTTGGGGCATGGCGCACATCACGCGCCGCCGCTAG
- a CDS encoding MBL fold metallo-hydrolase: MSAVAMETTGETIAPGLIQIDTGYLRAAHTAAYLVIEDGHAAIIDTGVGHSVPRILSCLAGNGIDRGAVDWVIPSHVHLDHAGGAGGLMAALPNARLGVHPSGEPHMVDPTRLESGVRALYGDAFFDREYAPLTPVPPTRITALDDGETVVLGGRRLQVIHTPGHAWHQLSLFDEASSVLIAGDAFGASYPGYGEGDRPFLVPVVPPPQFDPDAYRATLARIRTLQPRRVAPAHFPIIDAPLAAADRLQAMLEAAVEWSADAQTPDELQQWLVEGWAQWLPADCEQRAFERDFDLDLWLTAEGLWHWRRKQQRQAAR; this comes from the coding sequence ATGTCGGCAGTGGCGATGGAGACGACCGGCGAGACCATTGCGCCGGGGTTGATCCAGATCGATACCGGGTATCTCCGCGCGGCGCACACGGCGGCCTATCTGGTGATCGAGGACGGCCATGCGGCGATCATCGATACCGGTGTCGGGCACAGCGTGCCGCGGATTCTGTCGTGTCTTGCCGGAAATGGCATCGATCGTGGCGCTGTCGACTGGGTAATCCCCAGTCATGTCCATCTCGATCATGCCGGCGGCGCAGGCGGGCTGATGGCGGCACTCCCCAATGCCCGTCTCGGAGTGCACCCCTCCGGTGAGCCGCATATGGTTGATCCGACGCGGCTGGAGTCCGGGGTGCGGGCGCTCTATGGCGATGCCTTCTTTGATCGGGAGTATGCGCCGCTGACGCCGGTGCCGCCGACGCGCATCACCGCACTCGATGATGGCGAAACGGTGGTGCTGGGCGGGCGACGGCTTCAGGTCATCCACACCCCCGGGCATGCCTGGCACCAGCTGAGCCTCTTTGACGAGGCATCATCGGTGCTCATTGCGGGTGATGCGTTCGGCGCCAGCTACCCCGGCTATGGCGAGGGTGATAGACCGTTTTTAGTGCCTGTCGTGCCGCCACCGCAATTCGATCCCGATGCCTACCGCGCTACCCTGGCACGGATCCGCACGCTGCAGCCACGCCGTGTGGCGCCGGCGCACTTCCCCATCATCGATGCGCCACTGGCCGCCGCGGACCGGCTTCAGGCCATGCTCGAGGCGGCCGTCGAGTGGAGCGCAGACGCACAAACCCCCGACGAGCTGCAGCAGTGGTTGGTCGAAGGCTGGGCGCAATGGCTGCCGGCCGACTGCGAGCAGCGGGCGTTTGAGCGGGACTTCGATCTGGACCTATGGCTCACCGCCGAGGGCTTATGGCACTGGCGGCGGAAACAGCAACGGCAGGCCGCGCGCTAG
- a CDS encoding TRAP transporter large permease has protein sequence MLIELLPLAMFPVLLMLLLTGYPVAFALAGTGLLFTLIGSDWLPGLGISLPWEPLFRVARLNILPQRVYGSVMDNYTLVAVPFFIFMGSMLERSGLAEDLLQTMGRLFGRLRGGLAISVVLVGMLLAAATGVVGASVVTMGVLALPVMLKYGYDQRLATGTIAASGTLGQIIPPSIVLIILGDQMGVNVGDLFVGALIPGLLLGAAYIVWIALVAWRRPLAAPALPDGADDRGAAGALWIAVLRCLVPPLALVGAVLGTIFFGIATPTEAGAMGAFGALLLALAYGKLSWNNLFSVSDTTVRLTAMVFTILVGATVFATVFSAMGGKWLVEDFLLALPGGELSFILFVMLTIFVLGFFLDFIEITFIVVPLISPIAESFGLSPLWFAVLIAMNLQASFLTPPFGFSLFYLRGVTPEAVPTRAIYAGILPYIAIQLMMLLVIVAFPGLVTWLPGLAD, from the coding sequence ATGCTGATAGAGCTGTTGCCCCTGGCGATGTTCCCCGTCCTCCTCATGCTATTGCTGACCGGCTATCCGGTGGCGTTCGCACTCGCCGGGACGGGACTGCTATTCACGCTGATCGGTAGCGACTGGTTGCCGGGTCTGGGCATCAGCCTGCCCTGGGAGCCGCTGTTCCGAGTCGCGCGATTGAATATCCTGCCGCAGCGGGTCTATGGCTCGGTGATGGATAACTACACCCTGGTGGCCGTGCCGTTTTTCATTTTTATGGGCAGTATGCTGGAGCGATCCGGCCTCGCTGAGGATCTGCTGCAGACCATGGGGCGACTTTTCGGCCGGCTGCGCGGTGGCCTGGCCATCTCGGTGGTACTGGTCGGTATGCTGCTCGCCGCCGCCACCGGTGTGGTCGGTGCCTCAGTGGTGACCATGGGCGTGCTGGCGCTGCCGGTGATGCTCAAGTACGGCTATGACCAACGGCTCGCGACCGGGACCATTGCCGCGAGTGGCACGCTGGGTCAGATCATTCCGCCGTCGATCGTGCTGATCATCCTGGGTGATCAGATGGGCGTCAACGTCGGTGACCTGTTTGTCGGCGCCCTCATCCCCGGGCTGTTGCTCGGAGCGGCCTATATAGTCTGGATTGCCCTGGTGGCCTGGCGCCGTCCCCTTGCGGCACCGGCACTGCCGGACGGGGCGGATGACCGGGGTGCGGCGGGTGCGCTGTGGATCGCGGTCCTGCGCTGTCTGGTGCCGCCATTGGCACTGGTGGGGGCGGTGCTGGGGACGATCTTCTTTGGTATCGCCACGCCCACCGAGGCCGGTGCGATGGGTGCCTTCGGGGCCCTGCTGCTGGCACTCGCCTACGGCAAGCTGTCGTGGAATAACCTGTTTTCGGTCTCTGATACCACTGTACGGCTGACCGCAATGGTATTCACGATCCTGGTGGGGGCGACGGTCTTCGCCACGGTTTTCAGTGCCATGGGCGGCAAGTGGCTGGTGGAGGACTTCCTGCTCGCGCTCCCCGGCGGCGAACTGAGCTTCATCCTCTTTGTGATGCTGACCATCTTTGTGCTCGGCTTCTTCCTCGATTTCATCGAGATCACGTTCATTGTGGTGCCGCTGATCAGCCCCATCGCCGAGAGCTTCGGACTCAGTCCGCTGTGGTTTGCCGTGCTGATCGCAATGAATCTGCAGGCCTCTTTCCTGACTCCACCGTTCGGGTTCTCGCTTTTTTACCTGCGCGGAGTAACACCCGAGGCGGTGCCGACGCGGGCGATTTATGCGGGCATCCTGCCTTATATCGCCATTCAGCTCATGATGCTACTGGTCATTGTCGCCTTCCCTGGCCTCGTGACCTGGTTGCCGGGGCTTGCCGACTGA